ATCGTGGTTGAAGGAGAAACTGCGGAGCTACTATCCGATGAGGCCTTAATGCTTGCTCATGGGCTGGAACGCCCCCACATTCTTCGCCACCTTCACCCGCACTAAGAATTCTCATCATTTCACTTCAGCGACCACTGCCACGTAGTTCTTGCCGTATTTCTTGGCACACTTCGGGCACGTGGTGTACCACATATACCACTTCCTGACATCCAGACCTTTGCTCTTGGCAAAATTTCCAAAATCCTTGCACCACTTTCCGGTGTCCTTGTACGGACCTTCGTACACCTTGCTCAGGAATTTTCCCGAGAGCTGTACATTCTGGGCGTCCTTGATTTCTTTGTCCACCGCCAGATAAACGTCCATGTTCCATTTTGAAGTGTGGTCTGAGAGACAAAGCCAATCGGGCATGGTTGCCCCGGCCTGCTTCACCTTCCGATCCAGCTTCTTCATCACCGATCCGAAAGTGACCGGCATATAGAAAAGCGTTAACACTTTCTCTTTGATGAATCTCTTGTTGTCCCACTCGAGAATTCTTCCGTCCCAAGGCGCCGGATCAAATTTTGGACAGCAGGTCTGATTTTGAGGACTACTGTTCGCCATGGCTCCTCCTTACTTTGCCAGATATGTTTGACAATCCCTGCTCAGGTACCTATTGCCTTCTCCTACCGCATCCTTTCTTGCGTCAGCTGCAGCCAACTGGCTTGTTACATGGCGGAGAGGCAGGGATTCCTGCTCACCCGAGACGCTCCCGCATCTCTCCTTCGCAGCCGGCCACCCTCACTGCTTCTGCCACCGGCAGCGTTCGGGTTGGCTTCGAATCCCCTATGGAAAACATGGCGGAGAGGCAGGGATTCGAACCCTGGGTCCGCTTTTGGCAGACACGCGCTCTCCAGGCGCGCCGATTAAACCGCTCTCGCACCTCTCCGCAATTGATCATACTAGTCGCAACACAAGCAGCTGTGTCGTTCTCTTTTCCTCCGCTCAAATGCCTCCAACCGATCTTTGCCAAGAAGAAAATAGGCGCTTGTCACTAAATCCGGCAACGGTATCTCGACGAAAAGGTCCTGGTCATCAAACATTCTAGACTTTTCTGATGCTATGACATAGCCAACCGGTCTATCGTCGTCTTCAAGGCAATTGCTCCGTGGGAAGAATCTTCTCCAGGGCAGTCACGAGCGGAGGGAGATCTTTCAGAACAGTATCCCAGACAATATCAAGGTTGATATCAAAGTAACCATGAATCAACCGATTGCGGAGTTCGGTCATCTTTCTCCAAGGAAGAGATGGATGCTGCTCACGGAAATCCATGGAGACATTGTTTGCCGCCTCGCCGACTATCACTAGCAGGTGGACGAGCGACATACCTAGCATCTCATTCTTGTCCAGGTCTTCTCTGGTTCGGCTCTTCGCAAAATGCAGCGCCTTTCTGGCGGCATCCAAGATATGGCGGATGTACACGGTGTCGTCACGCTGCATATTTCACCACAGCGGTGGCGAGCACATTCCGCCTGAAATAGCGGCTCAGATCTTCAGGTGTCCGCAGGTCAACCTTTCTCCCGCCAAGCATGACGGACAGTTCGTCCTCCATATCAAACAAGCGGAAGAAACTCGGCACGTGGCCAGTTTCGAATTCGACGAGGACGTCCACATCGCTCTCGAGTCCAAAGTCGTCCCGCAGCACAGAACCATAGAGGGATAATCTCAGTATATGATGTTTCTTGCAGAACGATGCTACCTTGTCTTCTGGAAATTCTACGTGTGCTTTCTTGGCCGTCATACAACCTCCACTATTTTCAGACTCTCGATCCCTCTCCGAAGAGGGCCGCCTTCGTCGAGTGGGTTTGCCGATTCACCCGGGACTCCGGTTCTGATTCTTCCTCATTGAGTATCGTGACATTGCCTGTCCTAAACC
The genomic region above belongs to Candidatus Eisenbacteria bacterium and contains:
- a CDS encoding DUF86 domain-containing protein — encoded protein: MQRDDTVYIRHILDAARKALHFAKSRTREDLDKNEMLGMSLVHLLVIVGEAANNVSMDFREQHPSLPWRKMTELRNRLIHGYFDINLDIVWDTVLKDLPPLVTALEKILPTEQLP
- a CDS encoding nucleotidyltransferase family protein, whose translation is MTAKKAHVEFPEDKVASFCKKHHILRLSLYGSVLRDDFGLESDVDVLVEFETGHVPSFFRLFDMEDELSVMLGGRKVDLRTPEDLSRYFRRNVLATAVVKYAA